Within the Candidatus Nezhaarchaeota archaeon genome, the region ATAAGAAGAGAGTTGAAAGTTACAAGGTACGCTAGTATTATTGCCAGTATGGCCAGTGAATCTCATAAGAAGAGAGTTGAAAGATTCATCAGGCTGCCCATGACACCCTCACCGGGATGGTATGAATCTCATAAGAAGAGAGTTGAAAGTGAACAATATGCACTTGTCCATCCTGCCGAACTTATACCCATTCCTGAATCTCATAAGAAGAGAGTTGAAAGTTCCCCCGACGTTAGTAAGGTGGCAGCCAATGGATGCTTGCTCAAGTATGAATCTCATAAGAAGAGAGTTGAAAGCGTAGTGTTTGTTTTCACTGCCACACTTAGCACATATAAAGAATCTCAATAAGAGAGTTGAAAGCAGGCCTTATGCCGCTTAGCTGTAGCTTAAGCTAGGCTTTGAGCGCCCTTGGGCTCGTTGATCCTCTAGGGCCTCCGAGAATCTTTAAGCCCTCGGCCTACAGTGTAGCGGGGGTGGCGTGGTGGAGCTGGCGGCGGCCGAGAGGCTGATGCTCGTGGCGTCCTTCCTCGTATCCCTCCTCTTAATCATGTTGGCGGCGTGCCTGCTCTCGAGGCGCTACGGCCGCAGGCTTAGGGAGGGCGCTGGCTGAGCGGCGCCGGCCTTTGTTTCGCTAGAGCCTCCAGTGGCATATGTCGTTAGCGCAGATTATCCCTGAGATTACGACGGCCTCTATTCCTCCTCCTGGGAAGGTCGAGGCCCCGGCTAAGTACAGCCCCCTCACGGGCGTCTTGAAGTAGGGCCTCTTGGTCTTAACCGACTGGTCGAATGCGTAGAGCGCCCCCTCGGGCATGGAGGTGTACCTCTCGAGGGTCTTGGGCGTCGCTGCGTCTAGGACGACGACGCGCCCGCTCAGCCCCGGTATGGCCCTCTCCGCCCTCCGTACTAGCTCCTCCGCGGCCTCCCTCTTCCTCCTCGAGTACTCCTCGGTCCCCCTCTCCGGGAAGTCGTGGTAGTTTGCCGGCGTTACGATAGTGACGCTCGACATCCCCCTTGGCGCTAGGGACGGGTCGGCGTTGGAGTTGATGGCTACCCCGTAGCCCCCGTCCAGGTCCTTGATGAGGGTCGGGTAGCTGGATAGATCCATGTCTACGCCCAGGAAGGCGATGAAGGCCGAGGGGGACATCCTCAGCCCCCTGAGGTACTCGGCGTACTCCCTGCCCAGGTGCTCCTCCCCGACGAGCTCTAGGAGGGCGGTTTTAGCGTTAGCGTTGGCCACTACTACGTCGCTCCTGAAGACCCTGCCCCCGACGGCCACCCCCTTAGCTTCCCCGCCCTCGACTATTATCCTGTCCACCCTGTGCTTAACTAGGACCCTCCCGCCATTCCTCTCCACGGCCTCCCTTAGGGCGTTCGCGAAGCGCTGCGCCCCTCCCTTCGGGTAGTACCCTCCGTGGATGTAGTAGGATAGGCACGCCGTCAGGGCGCTCGCCGCGGAGACCTCCTCAGGCCTGGCCCCGACGTACCCTATTAGCGCGCACAGCAGAGTCTTTAAGTCCTCGTCCCTAAAGAACTCGTCCAGCTTCTGCCTGAAGGTCTTACTTGCCCAGTCGTAGAAGCGCGGGTGCTCCCTAGGGTAGTCTACGAGCTTCTTGACCCCGAGGACCTTGGCTATTAGCTCAGCTGGGAGCGGTGCGCCGTAGAGGTCGGCTTCTCTATAGCATTCCTCGTAGGCCGCCCTAGCCTCCTCGAAGAAGGAGGCGATGCCCCCCTCTCGCCGGGGAACATCCCTGAGAGCTCCTCGACGAGCTCCTCCAGGCTCCCCGCCTCCAGGCACCTCCCCTTGAAGAGGTACCTCGCCCTGTTCCTCACGAATAGGTCTTCTCTGCTCAGCCCTAGTTCGCGTAGGAGGAAGGCCACCGGCCCCTTCTCCCACAACCCGCTTACGTCCTCGACCCCGGTGTTGAAGGTGAAGCCCCTCCTCTGGAACGATGAGCAGTACCCCCCGACCTGGTGGTGCTGCTCGAGCACGAGGACCCTGTACCCCCTCTTCGCGAGCAGGCTTCCGCACGCTAAGCCCCCGATGCCTGCCCCTACGACTATTACGTCGTACTCGCCCTCCCCCTTAGAGGCCCCTGGGGAGGCCTTGGGCCCCCAGTCGAACCTCTTAAACGGCTCTACGTACCTCTTAGCGACTAGGCGCGCTGAGGCTCGCGCTGGGAGGAGCGCGGAGAGGGCTGCCCCGAGCGCGATCGAGGCGCCCGAGAAGGCCGCCCTCTGCGGAGCTTCGAGGAGGAGGGAGGCCAGCGCGTTGGCGACGAACACCGCCGTCCACGCGGCCGAGAGGACGTTGTTGATCGTTAGGAACGCCTCCTCCCTCCAGTAGGCCTCCGGCCAGTCCTTCTTAGCGGCCCTTAGCGTGAACGGGGACCCTACGGCTATGGAGGCGGCCGCCATCAAGGAGAGCGCGAGGTAGCCTGCGAGCTCGCTGCGCTCGACGAAGAAGCCTACGTTGAGGACGAAGGTGAGCGCGGAGGCCGTGCTGAAGTAGATTAGGCTGAAGACGTCCATTAGGTAGTAGTCCCTGCTCTTAGCCTGGGGCGCTATGATGGCGAGGGAGGCGATGAGGGAGAGGAGGACGCCGAGCCTGTAGCCGAGGCCTGTCGACGTCCAGTAGAGGATCCAGGGGGTGAAGGAGAGCATTATGTAGGCCATCCCGGGGGCCCTCCTGCTAGCGCCCATCCTAGGCCACGGCCCTCCCGAGGAACGAGTAGCGGGGCGGGGTTTAAGCGCTCAAGCCTAAGGCCCGCTCGCGTAGGGCTGGCTCGAGCCTCTTCTTCTCGCCCTCCACCTTGGCCCTGATCTCCTCCCCGAGGCTGCCCACCCCTATGATGGCCAGCACCGCCCTCATGTCCTTGATGTTGACCAGCGCCTTCGCCTGCCTCCTAACCACCTCCTTGGGGTTGAAGCCTACCCCCAGCCCCGCGTTCCTTATGATCAGTAGGTCGTTGGCCCCGTCCCCGATAGCTACGCACTCCTCTAGCTTAATGCCGTGCTTCTCCGCCACCTCCCTAAGTATCCTAAGCTTGTCCTCAGGCCCCATTACCTCCCCCTCCACCTCCCCCGTGAGGACCCCGTCCTTAACGACGAGCCTGTTGGCGAACACGTAGTCGAAGCCTAGCTTCCTGCCCAGCTCCTCGGCGACGACGTCGAAGCCCCCGGTGATTAGCACGGTTATGAAGCCCGCCCGCTTAAGCTCCTCCATCATCTCCCTAGCCCCCGGCACTATCTTGAGCCTGGAGGCCGCCTTCACCACCCTCTCTACGGGGAGGCCCTTGAGGAGCGCCACCCTCCTCTCTAAGGCCTCCCTGAAGCTCAGCCTGCCCTCCATGGCCATCTCGGTGACCTCCCTCACCTGCTCCCACACCCCGGCCTCCTTGGCCAGCTCGTCTATGACCTCGCCGTCCACCAGGGTCCCGTCGGCGTCTATGGCGACCAGCCTCCTCTCCTTCAGGAAGTCCTCCTCGGCCTCGATCGATACGGCTACGCCTATCTCGTTCCCCCTATCCTTCAGCACGTCCTCCATCACCCTCAGCGGCACCTTGAGCCTAGACGCGTCGACGAGCATCACCATGACGAAGAGGCTGAGCAGCGAGCTCGCCCTCGCCTTAACTATGTTGGCGTTGAGGGAGGCCAGCGCCTGAGCTATCCCGGCCACTATGCCGGGCCTATCGAACCCGGCTACTGTCACCACCACCCTCATCCATCCAGCCCTCCGCGACCGGGT harbors:
- a CDS encoding NAD(P)/FAD-dependent oxidoreductase codes for the protein MASFFEEARAAYEECYREADLYGAPLPAELIAKVLGVKKLVDYPREHPRFYDWASKTFRQKLDEFFRDEDLKTLLCALIGYVGARPEEVSAASALTACLSYYIHGGYYPKGGAQRFANALREAVERNGGRVLVKHRVDRIIVEGGEAKGVAVGGRVFRSDVVVANANAKTALLELVGEEHLGREYAEYLRGLRMSPSAFIAFLGVDMDLSSYPTLIKDLDGGYGVAINSNADPSLAPRGMSSVTIVTPANYHDFPERGTEEYSRRKREAAEELVRRAERAIPGLSGRVVVLDAATPKTLERYTSMPEGALYAFDQSVKTKRPYFKTPVRGLYLAGASTFPGGGIEAVVISGIICANDICHWRL
- a CDS encoding NAD(P)-binding protein; the protein is MGASRRAPGMAYIMLSFTPWILYWTSTGLGYRLGVLLSLIASLAIIAPQAKSRDYYLMDVFSLIYFSTASALTFVLNVGFFVERSELAGYLALSLMAAASIAVGSPFTLRAAKKDWPEAYWREEAFLTINNVLSAAWTAVFVANALASLLLEAPQRAAFSGASIALGAALSALLPARASARLVAKRYVEPFKRFDWGPKASPGASKGEGEYDVIVVGAGIGGLACGSLLAKRGYRVLVLEQHHQVGGYCSSFQRRGFTFNTGVEDVSGLWEKGPVAFLLRELGLSREDLFVRNRARYLFKGRCLEAGSLEELVEELSGMFPGERGASPPSSRRLGRPTRNAIEKPTSTAHRSQLS
- the serB gene encoding phosphoserine phosphatase SerB, translated to MRVVVTVAGFDRPGIVAGIAQALASLNANIVKARASSLLSLFVMVMLVDASRLKVPLRVMEDVLKDRGNEIGVAVSIEAEEDFLKERRLVAIDADGTLVDGEVIDELAKEAGVWEQVREVTEMAMEGRLSFREALERRVALLKGLPVERVVKAASRLKIVPGAREMMEELKRAGFITVLITGGFDVVAEELGRKLGFDYVFANRLVVKDGVLTGEVEGEVMGPEDKLRILREVAEKHGIKLEECVAIGDGANDLLIIRNAGLGVGFNPKEVVRRQAKALVNIKDMRAVLAIIGVGSLGEEIRAKVEGEKKRLEPALRERALGLSA